The following is a genomic window from Rutidosis leptorrhynchoides isolate AG116_Rl617_1_P2 chromosome 8, CSIRO_AGI_Rlap_v1, whole genome shotgun sequence.
GATGTCATTGAAGTTATACAAATTCAGACATTTAAAATTGACCAAGTCACCTTTGTTCTTTACACCACCATTTGGCATATGTTTGTAATTGCCGGCAGTCTTGTATCTTTCTTCCTACTTATACCAAATTTCAACTTATTATTTGATGCCTAAACTCTAGTCATGTCAATAAAAACATAAATCCAAAACAGATTCAGTAATCATGGACAGATTGATCAGTTTAGAGCCATCTAATGTGGTTATCATACGTATCGAAAATGGTCAAAAGTGTTGTGGTGAGCTCACTTTGAAAAATGTTATGTACACCATGCCTGTAGCCTTTAGGCTCCAACCTGTGAACAAGGCTTGTTACATCGTCCGACCACAATCGGGGATAATATCTccgttgactactttgaccattgAAATCACTTATGATTTCAATCATAATTCGTGTCTCCCAAAGTCGGTTCCTTATTGCGACGACTCGTTTTTGTTGCATAGTGTGGTGGTTCCTGGTGCAGCTGTTAAGAACCCTTCATCGACTCATGATTCGGTCCCTAGTGATTGGTTTACTGCAAGGAAGAAACAAGTGTTTGTTGATAGCGGAATTAGGGTCATGTTTGTTGGGTCAGTTGTGATGGCTAGTCTTGTGAAGAATGGGTCCATGGATGAAATAAGGGATGTAATAGAGAAGAGTGACTCGAGCTGGCGAGCAGTTGACTCTGTTGACGGCGAAGGTCAAACGTTGCTTCACTTAGCGATTAGTCAAAGTCGAGCCGACTTGGTTCAATTATTACTCGAGTTTGTACCAGATATAGAGGCTCGAAACAGATTCGGCCTGACACCACTCGAGGCTGCATCAGCCTCGGGTGAAAGTTTGATTGTTGAACTCTTACTGGCTCATAGAGCCAGTACACAGAGGTCAAAATCGTCCACATGGGGCCCACTTCACCTGACGGCAAGTGGGGGCCATGTGGACGTTTTAAGGCTCCTTTTACTTAAAGGAGCCGATGTCAACATGCTTACAAAAGATGGGAACACTGCTTTACATTTGGCGGTAGAGGAACGAAGACGAGACTGCTCACGCCTGCTGTTAACTAGTGGGGCCCGAACAGAAATCCGGAACTATGGTGCCGGGGACACACCATTGCATATAGCTGCATCTCTTGGAGATGACTACATGGTCAAGCTTTTATTACAAAAGGGGGCTTACAAAAGCATTCTTAACCAATCTCGAAAAACCGCATATGATGTGGCGGCCGAAGAGGGACACACAAAGCTTTTCGATGCACTCGGCCTTGGTGACATGTTATGTATAGCAGCAAGAAAAGGTGAACTGAGAACCATTAACAGGATTCTTGAAAATGGAGCATTGGTCAACGGGCAGGACCAACACGGATGGACCATTTTGCACCGGGCTTCGTTCAAGGGTCGGGTTGAAGTGGTCAGATACTTAATCGAAAAAGGGGTTGATATCAATGCAAGAGATGAAGATGGGTACACGGCCCTGCACTGCGCTGTGGAGTCTGGACATGTAGACGTGCTAGAGTTGTTGGTTAAAAAGGGCGCTGACGTGGAAGCAAGAACCAATAAGGGTGTGACACCTATGCAAATAGCCGAGTCATTAAACTACTCGGGAATCAAACGGGTACTGATCCAAGGAGGTGCAAGTAATGAGCCCACACGTATCAGCAAAACCGCACCAGCGTTTTCAGTTACAAACGGCCTGCTAAAATTGAGCAAAGGTAAAGAAAGGGACTCGATTAAGAAAAAGAGTACTCGAGCTAAAGCAATGTTTGATCAATCTGGTGCAGCATTGGTTGCGATTTGATCAGTTGACCCAGATATGTATTTATGTTGATTGATGAGTTTGTTGTTATTATGCGGTAACAAAAATTCATAGACTGTTCATTCTTATATTAGGTCCCAAACACTCATGCttgttattacttatatattttaagaTTTTTTAAAGAGTTTTTAACATATATACCCTTATTAATTGTTAAATTCACATATTTACCCACATGAGTAGTATAATATCAAATAAACCCATTTTAAACGTACAAATCCATCAAATATacctaattaattaatttttagcaTTTTATAACTTCCAATAATACAACaaaattaattattataaaaaataaacatttataaaaaaaaagtgCCATGAAACAGAAAGAAACACGATAGTAATGCCACTGTTATGTACTTTGTATATTGTAAACAGGAAATTTTTGCATTGGGCAGGAGCATATGAGAAAATCGACATACACATCATCCTTTCATTTCCAGTCATATATGGCACTTATCTCTAAAATTGGAACTCACTGGACATTCTAAAATATAAACTCACTTTTATGATAAAATTAAAAAGTACCACAAAGTCTAGTCAAATACACTGAAACGATTTCTAAAGAAAATACTTATTGTTGGTACAAATAATCTAAAGTATCATTCGCTACACAT
Proteins encoded in this region:
- the LOC139863445 gene encoding protein VAPYRIN-like encodes the protein MDRLISLEPSNVVIIRIENGQKCCGELTLKNVMYTMPVAFRLQPVNKACYIVRPQSGIISPLTTLTIEITYDFNHNSCLPKSVPYCDDSFLLHSVVVPGAAVKNPSSTHDSVPSDWFTARKKQVFVDSGIRVMFVGSVVMASLVKNGSMDEIRDVIEKSDSSWRAVDSVDGEGQTLLHLAISQSRADLVQLLLEFVPDIEARNRFGLTPLEAASASGESLIVELLLAHRASTQRSKSSTWGPLHLTASGGHVDVLRLLLLKGADVNMLTKDGNTALHLAVEERRRDCSRLLLTSGARTEIRNYGAGDTPLHIAASLGDDYMVKLLLQKGAYKSILNQSRKTAYDVAAEEGHTKLFDALGLGDMLCIAARKGELRTINRILENGALVNGQDQHGWTILHRASFKGRVEVVRYLIEKGVDINARDEDGYTALHCAVESGHVDVLELLVKKGADVEARTNKGVTPMQIAESLNYSGIKRVLIQGGASNEPTRISKTAPAFSVTNGLLKLSKGKERDSIKKKSTRAKAMFDQSGAALVAI